The Solanum pennellii chromosome 4, SPENNV200 genomic interval tattacaaagatcaattttttatcatatacagtacaagttttaatgatggataatacatttatcacacattttaatacaattattatacaatgtgtcaaatttttaccaaacaaacataatatattttgaaaaacaatTATGATTCATCtatattgcataaataattcacttttaatagaTATTGTAGATCTAacatagtattgctataaatggtaataaataaaaagtatcgctaaaatcattaattatttattaaaatatgtcaatccatgtaatttttcctttttttaaatgaGTTCCAAAGATATTATTCCAGCCCTATTAAATTTTGGGTTAGGTCAGGCTGATCCAAGAGACGTAATCCATATTGACGACTCTAAAtagaagtattatttttttcctctaattatataaaattatgcataatataatatgtaaaaatataataaatttaaacgtaaattaaatataattatatagaaataaaaaataaaataaaatttaaccaAACTTATTAGATAtgctaaataattaataacagttatattgatgaatatgatATTCTAGTGTtggcaaaaataattttttgtttctactAGTATTTTCAAATAACAGATTTGTTTTGCGTCACTCAACAACAAAAGTAAAACCAATATCGTTTCTATTTAAATAAAAGGGCAACTTTTatatatagcaaacataaaattcatatttgtatattctaataaagtttacataatttcgtttcatagcaaacatataaaagtgtaattcgctatacatatacagtcgaagcgaattgtataaaacgaattagagataaattatatacaatttgaatttgtataaaacgagaaagagagaaagacaaaagaagctgggcaggggagtatttttattgtagaattataagtgtatatgacgaaaatatatatatttgcatgtatatatatatatatatatatatatatatacatatacaattttctctcagtttatacaaacagaaacgcaagttatacatttcgtttctgtttgtataagtaagagaggcgagggtggcgagcgagatctgagAGAGGAGAGggagagaaacaaaaatatatgtatttataaaattttctttcgatttatacaaatacaaacgcATTTTACACATTCGTATTTGAATaaaaagtgagagaggcgagcgagactgtcACTAAAaaagagtggcgagcgagattccaCCAAAGAGAGTGTCAAGAATAGCTATATTTTGCTGTAAggtataattaaatcaaaatatttaatttaaattaataatttactattatatacaattatctctAAATAAAATCACTTCTATTAATTTGCgaaaatacattattttcaacaaatatacttttttgaaaaataagtgtCTCCGCAATCCCAAACAGGGTCCAAGTATTCTCAAACCCCTTAGGTTTATTGGTGTTTGGGGTCAGGGACTTGACGAAGAGCTTCAACAAAAGTTTGAAGTTGAAGCAGAGAAACTGACAAGTAATGTTGGAGTTGAAGGCAAAGTTTTTGAAGAAAGCAGTGGTTTCTTCCACTCTAATTGAGCATCCATCCCCGGCCAATCTTCAGTCTACTCGTCTTGCCATTCATGTCCGTTAATTCCCTTTTCTCAAAATtcagttttttattttgtgcaTACTCAATTCAATCTAACtgtttctcctttttttttttttgagagcagatgaatgatgataatgattcttcttgttgggtttacatTGCATCTGGCTGCCGCATTTATAAAGTTCTTGTAAGTCCTTTCCATAATGTCTTTGTACATGTATAATTAACTCTTCATATATACCAACTTGtgttcaaaaatcaaaacttggTATGTAATGATgtattattattcagtttagTCCTTTTGCTTTGTCTATTGAATTCCAGTAAGCTTAATTGAGTTGCAATCATTCTAAGTGACTGTGATTTCAACACTCATGTCTGAGATGTCCTCCACACCTATTTGCGCTTCTTGTTCGGGAGGTAAATTACAAGCTATAGGCCCAATGGACGATTCAGAATTTTCACTAAGGGgctcgaaaaataaaaatatagtgcTTTGAGATTTCAATTCGGAACCTAAAAGATTGAATTCTGAAACTCCCTAAACAACTAAGCCAACCTGTAGCCTTGTGTGCAAGGGATTCCAAGTCTATATATACACtaaaaaaagaagtttataTACATAAGTGTAATATTTGTCAAGGGTATTCAGATGAACACCTTGCCCCGTGGCTATAAAGAGACAGAGAGATAGATTGAGGTTGAGGGGAGGAGCTGAATAAGCTGCTTTGTTATACCACTTTGTTCTTTGTACTTATCTGgtctatatatgatgataaGTTCATATTGACTTCACAAACATGCTTGAAGGCTATTAGTTGCATAAACCTTACTAAATGTGTTGATAAACATGTTGGATTAAGAAGCAACAGATGTtcaatttgttttcattttcaCTGTACAGATTCCAATGGAAAATTCATTGCTCAATCTAGGAAAGGAGGACCTTCTAATTCCTGAACAATGTGAGGTACACTTGCCATTTCTTATATCATGATGAAAGATGTTAAGTGTGAAGTAGCTTACTAGTATTGTTAATTTGAAGGTTCTAGAAGCTTCAGTGGTCAATCGTTGCCCGCATCGATCAGAAATCCAAAGTATAGTGCTAGCTGAAACTGAAAGTAAGATATGGAGATATTTACCTTTTGAATTTTTGCAGCCCTTCGCGATATTCTGAAAAGCTTGTTGTTATTATTTCCTTATTCTGAATTATCTTCTTAAGTAATAAGAGAGGGAAAGATAACATAGAAATAGTGACAGAGAAGaggaaattttggaaagaaagaCAAATAGCCTGCTATATCATCATATCATTAAATCGTAAATCTTTTGTcgtatcttttttttatataagttgGCATTGCATCATGCTTATGGTCCTGTATATTGAAGGGCTTTCTACCActtcttcttcaagaacttGCTGCTATTGTTCCTACTAACTTCCCTAGTTTTTAGCTGCACGGCCCTTATTGCTACTACTGTCCATTAGTTTGCATGTAGTTTCTTTTATGTATTTGAAGCAACTAATCTTTACCTTTCAACAGCTTAATGATCTGTCTAGTTCTCTACAGGCTCTGGTTGCTCAATGCTGGGAAGCGTGGATTCTTATGGTCACCTTATTGTCTCTAGATTGGATGCCAATGGTGACGGTATCTCTCCTATTTATTTTTCAGTACTTAGCTGAACAGTGATGGATTCTGTTAAAAATTAGCATAATTTTGGAGTTGAAATTTTGGTTTACCTCTGTTAAacctattttttttccatttatatAGGCGTAATGCCACAGTTAGTTAATAACTAAATTTACCAATTATGGGGTCTGATGTGCTCATTTAATAGTTTGGTTTTGCTGCTTACAATTTCACGAAAGAATCTTCAGTAAAGATGCTATATTTGGATTACTATTACCTGGCATATAAGTGAAATAGTGTACCAACTTGATTTGAGAAACTTATGATCTTGCTAATTTGAGTAGATCTAAGAAAAATTGTTATTGACATGGACCACCGATGACTTTTACTGATGAGTTATTCCCACATTTACTCTAGCATGATATTTAGGTTACAGCTTGATGAATTCCTCATATTCTAGATGTCAACGGGCTTACGTATTCTGTCTCTCCTCGAGATTGTGGTGTTGGAGAAGGTAGCTGGGCAGGCCTGTGCTTCAATCCCACTCAACGATCCATGGTATTTCATCTCATATGTCTCCTAGGTTGGAGTCTGTAATCATTAATGTTGATGCTTCACATCTGCAGCTTCTGCCTGTTCACTTTGAAGCAAGTAATTGTGCCCGTGGGTGCAAAATAGAGGCAGTTGGTGTGGAGGGGAGGCCTTGTCCTTGTCAGCTGACTAATTTGCAATCTATTTCTTGTTGTGTATTTACTATCGTGCTTCAATGTAGCTTGTGTCCTTTGCCTGAGATTCTTCCAGATACACTAGTCTGCGTTTTTTTGACCTCTACCGTTTACTAAGAAATTTGAAATGATGGTATTGGCTAGCACCCGAATATCCTCATCTCTGAATGTACCAGtgcatgtttttattttttttgctccGTGTGAACTGGCTTACTAAGCTACACAACTTGTTGGTCAGTATACCTGATTAAAACAATGGGTTATTCTGGTATTATATTGGCTATTCAAATGAACTTTAATgcaccttctttttttttcctgaaaCTTGTGAGTTGTGACAGTAACTCTAAGCACTTTTAAGTTGATGATTTGAACCTTAAAGGAAAATGAGACggttgatttttttcttctgcacaatcattttttttcctttttaacatCCTCTCTGCGCGCGCGCATGTCTTGGAAAGTGTAAGTGTTTCATTTGTGGCATATTTCTAGCCTTCTGCCTGAATTTCAGTATTTTCTGGCCTTTTACCTCAGGCAGCTGTGGCTCACAGTTTCTCTAAAACCATTGATGTCTATGACCAAGATATTCATGTCCGCACCTTACGTCCGTAAGTGCTTATCTTTGCTTCGGAGACGGTAGATCATTTACAGTATAATCTCaaacttttcatttattttttgctaCTATGCTTTCCATTTTTGAGATATTGTTTATATGTATAGCAGCAAGTCACAAAAAATCGTACATCTAGTTCATATATCCTTTCTAGACAGTCTGGACTGTTTTATTCTCACTTGGAGGCATTGCTAGACTACTACTACCATGGAAGCTTTTCTGCTACTTTGGGCCTTTTAAGCAATGTtgttaataaaaaagaaaaccaGTAAACTATTGCCTGATGCTGATTTAAGTACTCGTAACAGATATAAACAAATCTGAATAATGGTTTCTGCAAACCTTCTTTTTGTGGATTAATTACTGTTTCCATAAAGACAATTTGACTGTTCTATATTTCTAGAGCTCTTTTATGCATGACTTGAGTCCTAAGTTTGCATCTTTTTCTTTGTGTAGGGATTTGTGTTGGCATGTCTTTAGATCTTAATATATAAAccaaagaacaaaagaaatcaaaagaaaatgcaTGGCAATAGCTACCGTGTAGAAGAAGGTCCACAAAAGTATCTAAGAAACAATTTATAGAATTGGTTGTACCTGGTTTTATGAAAGATTATAATTGACATTTATCTTTGAAAAGGGGGCGGGGGGTGGGCGGTTCAATAATCAAGGATTCAATCATAAGCCTTCTATTGTTGAAAACCATCTCTTTGTTGCTCTGGTATTATTGAAAGCCAAAGATTTAGTGTTAGAGGAAGAGAATATTCAAAATGCTGAGGCACTACTGAAACTGTAAGATCTAGCCAGGTTGGAAGAAATAACTTGCGGCAGAAGTCTTGGTGCATATGGATCCCACAAAGGTGATAGGAACATATGGATTATAGATTGATTGAGGATTGGCTGAAGAGCAGGAAGCCATAAAAGAAGAGATATGAAGTAATAATCTATTTAAAGAACCTGTCAAATAGAGACTCTGCTTTGGACAGAAGATAACCCCAAATTTTACGAGGAAGAAGAGGATCGGTTCCAAAGATTTTCTAGTGAATAGGCGGAAGACAAAGCAATCAAAATGTGAAGGTAGTTAAGCCCCTAGCCCTAATGGTCTCACAATGTCTTTTGACCATAATTGGCAGCCCATAATTAGGAGGCGCCTTCTGCATGCAGTCCACATACCTAAGAATAATGAGGTTGAAAAACTTGAGCACTTTAACAGTagtaattctaaaaaaaattattcaaagaaGAGGATTTTAAGCCTGTCAACCTAGTGGGGAGCTTCCACAATTCATCATTAAGTTGCttacaaaatcacaaaaatgtTATGAAGAAGCTCATGGCTGATACACAAACAACATTCATAAAAAGGGAGTCTATAGATTGTATGCATTACTGCCCAAATCACAAATGAATGCTTAGAGAGAAGGAGGCAAGTAAAGCTGGGGTAATCTATAGAAAAAGGTTTCAATCATGTTAATTGGAGTTCTCTGTTCTGATAAGAGAATGGTCTTCACTGAAACGGATAAACTGCATCAGTTAGTGCATTTCTTTGTTATAATGATAGTTGATGATATTACTTTGATACTAAAGTAAGCCATGCACTTGACATTGATCTGTCACTTTTACATTGAGAGAGGAAGTGTCAATTGTTTTGGCCATCTCTCACCTTACCTTATATAGGCTGATGACATTCTCATAATATGTGATACAGATAATAGACAGGTTGAGTATATAGAAATCATCCATCATTGGTTTTGGCCTTCTCtagattttataatttatataaaactgGAGAAAAGTTTCCTCTTTCCTGAAGTTCAGAAACTTGAGAACTGGCTGCCAATTTGGGAAGTAATATTGGATCTTTATCTAACTATGTACTTAAGCATATGCCTTTGGTGTGACCTTTAAATGAGTGTACATCTGTAGTGGAGTCATTGAAAATGTGGAGAAGAAGATGTAATTGAAAAAGGCAATCCTTTTGTTATGTGGGAGACTGACTTTAATAAACAGTATGATGGATGCTTCCCCAAACCATGCAATTATCTTTATTCCTATGCCAGAATGGATAGAGGAAGACAGGGCTAGAAGAAATTTCTTATGGGAagagaacaaaaagaaaagtagTTCTATCTAGACAGTCTCCATATGAAAGCTATAATTTATGTTGGTACCTAAGTTAGTGAGTATGAGTTGGTTGTTCACAGGTTGCAGTATGTAGAAGCTTTATTATCGTAGATTGCATTTTTAACACACGTGGTCTTTCAGatgacaaatatttaatttgtaattattttttttttggcttaaatatatttgagaaatttattcaaagaaaaaaaatcatattgcAGATTGTGGCATCCATCTTCACTTATGTTCATGCAAAATTTGGACTTAGGTGGTGGAAATTCTGTATTAGCAGTTGCAGAAGGTTGCCTGGTAATGTTTCTAtgttattttgtttcttatgtTAGAATCATGCAGAGAATGTCTTGTTCTTTGCTGATTCTTTTCATTCTCTGCACTCCATACTGGCTGCAGCTGACAATATGGGACTTGCGAATGAAAGAAAAGGGTGGTTGTGTGCGTCGAATCTGTGGATCTGTAGGAGATAACTTGTATGCAGTCTGTAATTCTTCAAAAGGTACTATTGCAGCAGGTGGAGCTGATCGTACTGTGACTGTCTATGATCCTCGCAGGTAATCTTCTCTTAAGGCTTTACTTTGCTTTTACTGGTTGTTCTAGTGTTTATCTTACAGTGTGCTTGTGTACTTGATCAAATTTCAGATAACCTGGAATATGCCATGTTAAGTAATTTGTTCTTGTTTGTTATCTCATACATTTCTCGTCTTGTGTATTCTTTTGAAAGGAATATTGCCAGTTATAGCACTAGGATATGTTCACACTTAGAAATTATATTGAAAACTACAATTTTCTCAGCTTTCTGTGTTTGCTTCAGAGTCCTGATGGGTAACATAGTTTCCGGCAGGTTTGGTTGTGTAAGagggttgatttttttttgcaacaCACTGATACAATATACATTTCTATTACAGATGGTCAGCAGTGTCGAGATGGCTAAACTGCTCTAAGTATGAGGTTAATCTTGTCCTCCCCCCTCTTACTCTCTCTctcactcacacacacacacatatacacacaTTTATTTGTATAGTAGTTGTTTCTGTCAATAAGGTATCGAAGGAATTTCTAAAAAGAAGTCCAGCCAATAGTATCCTTGTCTCAAGTGAGGCCACAATTGAAGTTGTCTggtcaaaattttctttcatctcATTTTTCGTTGCTTAAATCTCAAGTAACATTCTTTCTGGGTTCTTTTTCCATATCCTTGTTGTGCATCTTTTCTTTCATGATTCTTTTATTACACCTATGCTTTACAGATAACTGGACTTGCTTTCTCTTCCGTTGATCCTGAATATGTCTATGTACAAGGCGTTGACTACGAGGTGACTATTTCACAACTTACCTTTTATAGTTTTCATGAATCTTAAATAGAGAATCTGAGTTTCATCTTTACTCCAGCATATATCCTCCCTTCCATAAAACGTAGTACTCCCTAGATCCAAGTCATCCAACATTGATGTAAAATTTCAGAACAGCTACTAGACGTTTACATGAATCTTAAATAGAGAATCTGAATTTCATCTTTACTCCATCACATATCCCTCTTTCACTAAAACATAGTATTACCTATATCCAAACTTTGACGTAAAACTTCAGCACAGTTACTAGACATTCCTTGAAAGGATGTTCAAACTCTTTTTTCAATATTCCAACTTGTAACCTCATTTCCTTTAAACATAGTTCTTCCTGTTAAAATCCACAATTGCTATATGCTTTTAACATTGCAGACAACTCCTACCAAAGTTAGGTACTTTCCCTCTTTCTTTCTCTCCAGGACTCCGAAGTCAATATCTCCCCTTACATGGTAGATTACATGTTCATCTACTATGATTACAATGTTATTAGTAAAAGCATAAAGCAAAAAGTAAATTTCTGAAAAAGTAAAAGGACAAAGCAAACTGTTACATGTGATACCTGGTTCTTGCAATTTAGTTGTTCCCTTCTGCagattttttttcccttttcatcaTTAACATTACCATTCGCTATTGCCAATTTTGAAAACATCAGTCTGAACATAGAGACCCTCGGCGGTCTATTACCCTGTGAAATGATACTGGGTGTTATccattttttgtaattttgaggGCCAAAATGACAATGTTTATAACTTGAGAATTTAAAAGGCTTTGTACCTTATCTATCTAtgcttttattttaatttcaggCTGTACGCTGTGCATTTGGACTTTTGTCCCTGTGACTCTATTGTTTGATAACAAATTTGATATATACTTCTTAACAGGTCATCTGTGGACGATGGCAAGAaagcaagaaaatattttcgTATCGAGGAGATTCTAATTGGCTCGGATTTAGCAAGGTAAGAACAAAGTTTAAATGTAGTATGCTAATTATCCGAGCCCAGTTGGCTAGTTTGCTGTAAATAACTTCCACCTATGCAATTCTCCGTCAATGGAAATCGATCAGCAATGATGAGAAAATTTACATTTGTATAAGACCTAACATTCTTGTAAACCATTCGGGGTGGCCCAGTAGTTtgggcttgggacttccatgttggaggtctcaagttcgaaatcCCTTGCCAAcaaaagcaaggggtttgccttttGGGTCGGGCTTGCCTAGTACacgttacctctcctatgtggtttgcgagctattgcaggGTTTTACGCACCCAAAAGTAGTGGCTGCGGGTTTCCTCGTCATAAATAAAAGTACCTAACATTCTTGTAATTTCACCTCCATTTAATTCATCCAATTGTTATTTTTTGACAGTGTTCAGACAGGGATGTCTTGGGGGGTTGGTCCGACTCAGGTAGCCTATTTGTCGCTGATATCCGTGCAGTGAACGGATTACACctttcaaatgacttagatGTTCCTGCTGCAACCAgtgttttttaatttgatttgattttacgGCGGGGCAGGGCGTATGCCTGTAAGCCCCCAAcgttaaattttaacttttgttgttttgaagtatttttgctatatattggtgttatttatactttatgTTATTATGTTTGAGATATCCTTCCCTGTGTTTCGGAGTTAACACCTGGCCTAGTGCTGTGTAAAACACCTCGCCTCACCTTTGAATGAATTTGTTTCTCTTCGTTCTGCATTTTACTCCATTCTGTACACAAGTCATGCAACACTCGAGCCATATGTTGGTTAACAGCATCAACTATCTTGATAAGATTGTCGTTTAAAACTCTGTATGAAAAAGATCAAGAGTGCCCCGAAAGCCCCAAAGAACGGAAATGGAATTTGATTTGTATGGTTCCTTTTTACATATTGAAGTATTGAATAGTGTTATCTGATATTTATTGTGCAGAGACATTACAaataatagataaaataattgaatcgcAGCAATTTAATTCTATTATCGTCATTTATTGGAAGAAAAAAGAATAGAGAAATCGTTACATAGGTTTGAAATGGTGTACTAATTTACTACAGGTGAATGAGCCAACACAACaagttctttctttctcttgttTTTGGAATTTCCTATCAAGACTTTTGTCAAAATTATTCTATTTGATCcaaattactattattttgtaGAATTTACATTAAATATCTGCttttatatatgttaatttAAAGCCAGTCCAATTTCTTTTAAGTAGTTCCCCCAGAAGTTCTCAAATTTCAATATGTCTGAAGTTGAGGATtgttaaatcaaacaaaattatatGAAGTTTGAACTCATTCAAATATCAAGCATTGTTTGATACTTTTTAACTTTAGACACATACGGAAGGTTAATATTTGGAATGTTAACCTcattattttcaacttcaatttagCAAATTTAAATACGACTTTCAAGActattaaagtttaaattttgaatcaatataaacatgaaatatttttaactaaCAAAGTACaaaatgactttttattttttacgaTTACAAATATTTTGAGAACAAGTCATAAAAAATGACCAATATGTGGAATTGGAGCAAATTGAAGGAGTCAATTTAGATGAATCTTTCAAAGGTCAAGATATGTAAAGCATTGAGGAGACAAGATCAACTTGCACTAAAgctatttattttcttctcaaTTATTTTTGGACCCTAAAAAGTTTATAGAGTTCCAATAGGGTGGGTCCCCCCCAAAATAAAACTTTTGGACAATACTTAATATGGACCTACCTTTATCTAGACTAACCCCTCCAATGCCTATGGAAATGTACCACCTCACCACTCCAAAACCCTAACTACCAAAAACAAGGAAAAGAAATACTTTCtctatttcacaaaaaatatcCTGATTTAACTTGgcacgaatttttaaaaaataaagaaattttttgaattttgtggttCCAAATCAAAGTTTTGTCAAACGGATAAAATtatcctttaattttgtggtcctAAACATACCATGTGGAAagctgaaattaaaatttaactaaaaaagaaagagatcattttttttaaacagactaaaaataaaatgaggtcggttttttttaaatggaggaagtactataaattaaatagaaaacTCAGTCATAAgatatcattctttttaaacagactaaaaatgaaaggagattattttt includes:
- the LOC107018361 gene encoding uncharacterized protein LOC107018361 isoform X2, which produces MLELKAKFLKKAVVSSTLIEHPSPANLQSTRLAIHMNDDNDSSCWVYIASGCRIYKVLIPMENSLLNLGKEDLLIPEQCEVLEASVVNRCPHRSEIQSIVLAETESSGCSMLGSVDSYGHLIVSRLDANDVNGLTYSVSPRDCGVGEGSWAGLCFNPTQRSMAAVAHSFSKTIDVYDQDIHVRTLRPLWHPSSLMFMQNLDLGGGNSVLAVAEGCLLTIWDLRMKEKGGCVRRICGSVGDNLYAVCNSSKGTIAAGGADRTVTVYDPRRWSAVSRWLNCSKYEITGLAFSSVDPEYVYVQGVDYEVICGRWQESKKIFSYRGDSNWLGFSKCSDRDVLGGWSDSGSLFVADIRAVNGLHLSNDLDVPAATSVF
- the LOC107018361 gene encoding uncharacterized protein LOC107018361 isoform X3 gives rise to the protein MLELKAKFLKKAVVSSTLIEHPSPANLQSTRLAIHMNDDNDSSCWVYIASGCRIYKVLIPMENSLLNLGKEDLLIPEQCEVLEASVVNRCPHRSEIQSIVLAETESSGCSMLGSVDSYGHLIVSRLDANGDDVNGLTYSVSPRDCGVGEGSWAGLCFNPTQRSMAAVAHSFSKTIDVYDQDIHVRTLRPLWHPSSLMFMQNLDLGGGNSVLAVAEGCLLTIWDLRMKEKGGCVRRICGSVGDNLYAVCNSSKGTIAAGGADRTVTVYDPRRWSAVSRWLNCSKYEVSKEFLKRSPANSILVSNNWTCFLFR
- the LOC107018361 gene encoding uncharacterized protein LOC107018361 isoform X1, which gives rise to MLELKAKFLKKAVVSSTLIEHPSPANLQSTRLAIHMNDDNDSSCWVYIASGCRIYKVLIPMENSLLNLGKEDLLIPEQCEVLEASVVNRCPHRSEIQSIVLAETESSGCSMLGSVDSYGHLIVSRLDANGDDVNGLTYSVSPRDCGVGEGSWAGLCFNPTQRSMAAVAHSFSKTIDVYDQDIHVRTLRPLWHPSSLMFMQNLDLGGGNSVLAVAEGCLLTIWDLRMKEKGGCVRRICGSVGDNLYAVCNSSKGTIAAGGADRTVTVYDPRRWSAVSRWLNCSKYEITGLAFSSVDPEYVYVQGVDYEVICGRWQESKKIFSYRGDSNWLGFSKCSDRDVLGGWSDSGSLFVADIRAVNGLHLSNDLDVPAATSVF